One Candidatus Neomarinimicrobiota bacterium genomic region harbors:
- the alr gene encoding alanine racemase — translation MYRPVAEINLDRLIRNYRKICQHVGNVKVMPVVKANAYGHGAVPVSKALESEGVSFLSVFTLGEATDLRENGIRSDILLFSRTTEDYLQSAVERNITLNISWPDEIPMVSAFVRRTGKGPKIHLKIDTGMTRLGVSYDEALEVLRELKKHPEIQLEGIYSHFATADEGDRTYAYLQLERFSKIVEVSRDMNIPVKYYHIGNSGGVLNIPESFHDMVRVGMLMYGAYPSDETTECVEVEPVMNFKGPIVVVRWVKAGAPISYGSEYTPESDAFIGVIQTGFADGFPRNWYRRGYVGYKGKDYKIAGRICMDQFMVNFEDDEPQVGEEVLFFGDDGLNRIRVEDIAKDIDTTTYALMTAVGGRTERTYVGGNG, via the coding sequence ATGTATAGACCGGTTGCTGAAATCAACCTTGATCGTCTGATTCGAAACTACCGGAAGATTTGCCAACACGTTGGTAATGTCAAGGTCATGCCGGTAGTGAAGGCCAATGCTTACGGACATGGAGCGGTTCCGGTCTCAAAAGCTCTTGAGAGCGAAGGCGTGAGTTTTCTGTCCGTGTTCACCTTGGGTGAGGCGACTGACCTCAGGGAAAACGGTATTAGGAGTGATATACTCCTTTTCTCTCGAACGACGGAGGATTATCTTCAGTCGGCCGTGGAACGAAACATAACGTTGAATATTTCATGGCCGGATGAAATACCTATGGTGTCCGCATTTGTCCGAAGGACTGGGAAGGGACCGAAGATTCATCTGAAGATTGATACGGGAATGACAAGGCTGGGTGTTTCGTATGATGAAGCTCTCGAGGTTCTGCGGGAATTGAAGAAACATCCGGAGATCCAGCTCGAAGGCATTTACTCCCATTTTGCCACTGCAGATGAAGGCGACCGTACGTATGCGTATCTTCAGCTCGAGAGATTCTCCAAGATTGTGGAGGTGAGCCGGGACATGAATATCCCGGTGAAGTATTATCACATTGGGAACAGTGGCGGTGTATTGAATATCCCTGAATCGTTTCACGATATGGTGAGAGTGGGAATGCTCATGTACGGTGCTTATCCTTCAGATGAAACAACGGAGTGCGTGGAAGTGGAGCCTGTGATGAACTTCAAGGGCCCGATCGTGGTGGTCAGGTGGGTCAAAGCGGGAGCCCCCATCAGTTATGGCAGCGAATATACTCCCGAAAGTGACGCGTTTATCGGTGTCATTCAGACAGGTTTTGCAGACGGGTTTCCCAGGAACTGGTACCGGCGAGGATATGTTGGATACAAGGGAAAGGACTACAAGATTGCGGGCAGGATATGCATGGATCAATTCATGGTTAATTTCGAGGATGATGAACCTCAGGTGGGTGAGGAGGTCCTTTTCTTCGGTGACGATGGCCTGAATCGCATTCGTGTGGAAGATATCGCAAAGGACATTGACACAACCACCTAC